A genomic region of Penaeus vannamei isolate JL-2024 chromosome 42, ASM4276789v1, whole genome shotgun sequence contains the following coding sequences:
- the LOC113823192 gene encoding voltage-gated hydrogen channel 1: MEAISAKEGFPGSPEGAGEAIAVGVEGEDAEDKAVLKDDSVSDSSEASDLKPILDVRERLRQVMTSTAFQWTVVALVLLDSGLVIGELLLELGSHGTHTLAPWILHILSLTLLAVFTLEIALKLFAYRLEFFSHKAEVFDAIVVLVALCLDAVYLHADDARIGTGLIIILRIWRVVRIQNAMMLQVKHVADKKLKEERQRRLAVEEEHRRLLEYASTLKEKLREHDIDFEEDTPARW, encoded by the exons ATGGAGGCGATCTCTGCCAAGGAAGGCTTCCCGGGCTCTCCTGAAGGCGCGGGGGAGGCCATcgcggtgggcgtggagggggaggatgcggAGGACAAGGCGGTGTTGAAGGACGACTCGGTGTCCGATTCCTCCGAGGCGAGCGACCTCAAGCCCATCCTCGACGTGAGGGAGCGCCTTCGTCAGGTGATGACGTCGACCGCCTTTCAG TGGACGGTGGTGGCCCTGGTGCTGCTCGACTCAGGGTTGGTGATCGGAGAGCTCCTTCTAGAACTCGGATCCCATGGCACCCACACCCTGGCACCCTGGATCCTCCACATCCTCTCGCTGACTCTCCTTGCCGTGTTTACCTTGGAGATCGCGCTGAAGCTCTTCGCGTATCGACTCGAGTTTTTCTCACACAAG GCTGAAGTGTTCGACGCCATCGTGGTCTTGGTGGCCCTCTGCCTCGACGCCGTCTACCTGCACGCCGACGACGCCCGCATCGGCACGggcctcatcatcatcctcaggaTCTGGAGGGTTGTCAGGATACAGAACG ccatgatGCTCCAGGTGAAACACGTGGCCGACAAGAAACTCAAGGAGGAGCGACAGCGGCGCCTGGCGGTCGAGGAGGAGCACCGGAGACTCCTCGAGTACGCCTCGACCCTCAAGGAGAAGCTCAGGGAACACGACATCGATTTCGAGGAAGACACGCCTGCTAGGtggtag